Proteins encoded in a region of the Veillonella parvula genome:
- a CDS encoding phosphoethanolamine transferase, with translation MSSSVRQIGRNPIFRFGIIGIVLYIILFLIYEPITLGLDVEDITILAVPTIVGTFLFQYFMGCTVFHRPFLGYGLVGILWALTFPLLFHWSYVKPLYFYEFANDFLFGLLIFMGLSGIQFLLNQTNRFHKTTSLIMAIISMILSLIPFLQIGYYMTTWHCLTPASLLAVYMTNPEEAFGFLKNAAGIPGLITISIGLILWTYLLYWSNLGMKAVVNLNTTRPMRSAMLIASLVAFLVYVPFFLFPQTCIVANWIAAGDYVKQMQQYNDNHHLVFDSFNLDTKETAVNKTPGTIILVIGESSSRDYMKVYNPNFPYDDTPWQGNMRSDNKDFVFFDNAYSSYVQTVPTLERALSERNQYDDKPFLDSANILDIAKKAGYTTSWFSNQGVFGEYDTAISLMAKTADTTKWAHESYAFSDRYDEALLPLLETVDPTKNNFIVIHIMGSHIYYNDRYPHEFSKWKQGPYPDGQEAYANSQLYTDWLLQQIYNYGKDKLNLQAMVYFSDHGESLDKSHNPDTFDFVMTHIPFWVYLSPQYRSTYPQTAEVLAKHEHQFFTNDLLYDTLVGLMHAPSQRYDATRDFSNAQYRFNLHNLTTLLGEQPLANDPVNANK, from the coding sequence ATGTCATCGAGTGTGAGGCAAATTGGGCGAAATCCAATTTTTCGCTTTGGTATTATAGGTATTGTTTTATATATCATCTTATTTTTAATTTATGAGCCCATAACCTTAGGGCTTGATGTAGAGGATATTACGATTTTAGCTGTACCAACAATTGTAGGTACCTTTTTATTTCAATATTTTATGGGGTGTACCGTTTTCCACAGGCCTTTTTTAGGGTATGGCCTAGTCGGAATCTTATGGGCACTTACCTTTCCTCTTTTATTCCATTGGTCCTATGTGAAGCCATTATACTTCTATGAATTTGCTAATGATTTTTTATTTGGCTTATTAATTTTCATGGGATTATCAGGCATTCAGTTTTTACTGAACCAAACAAATCGCTTCCATAAAACAACATCCTTAATCATGGCTATCATTTCCATGATCTTGAGCTTAATACCATTCTTACAAATTGGCTATTACATGACTACTTGGCATTGCTTAACGCCAGCCAGTCTGCTAGCCGTATATATGACCAATCCAGAAGAAGCATTTGGTTTTTTAAAGAATGCAGCTGGAATACCTGGTCTTATAACAATAAGTATTGGTCTTATCTTATGGACTTATTTATTGTACTGGTCTAACTTAGGGATGAAAGCAGTAGTAAACTTAAATACTACACGCCCTATGCGCTCAGCTATGCTTATCGCATCCCTTGTAGCTTTTTTAGTATATGTACCATTCTTTTTGTTCCCACAAACCTGTATTGTGGCGAACTGGATTGCTGCAGGCGATTATGTAAAACAAATGCAACAATATAATGATAATCACCACTTAGTATTTGATTCCTTTAATTTAGACACAAAGGAAACAGCGGTGAACAAAACACCTGGTACTATTATTCTAGTCATTGGAGAATCTAGTTCTCGAGATTATATGAAAGTATATAATCCAAACTTCCCATATGACGATACTCCATGGCAAGGCAATATGCGTTCGGACAATAAAGACTTTGTCTTCTTTGATAATGCCTATTCATCGTACGTACAAACAGTACCAACCTTGGAGCGTGCACTATCTGAACGAAATCAATATGATGATAAACCATTTCTTGATTCAGCCAATATCTTAGATATTGCTAAAAAAGCGGGATACACGACTTCTTGGTTTAGCAATCAAGGTGTATTCGGTGAATATGATACAGCTATTTCATTAATGGCTAAGACTGCAGACACAACAAAATGGGCCCATGAATCTTATGCATTCTCAGATCGATATGATGAAGCTCTATTGCCATTATTAGAAACTGTAGATCCTACCAAAAACAACTTTATCGTTATACATATTATGGGTAGTCATATTTATTACAATGACCGTTACCCTCATGAATTTAGCAAGTGGAAACAAGGTCCGTATCCTGATGGTCAAGAAGCATATGCTAACAGCCAATTATACACAGACTGGTTATTACAACAAATTTACAATTATGGCAAAGACAAATTAAACTTACAAGCCATGGTGTATTTCTCCGATCACGGTGAAAGTTTAGACAAATCGCATAACCCTGATACATTTGATTTTGTTATGACACATATTCCATTCTGGGTATACCTATCTCCACAATATCGCTCAACCTATCCACAGACTGCTGAGGTACTTGCAAAACACGAGCATCAATTCTTTACTAATGATTTGCTATACGATACATTAGTTGGTCTCATGCATGCTCCAAGTCAACGATATGATGCAACACGAGATTTTAGTAATGCTCAATATCGATTTAATCTACATAACTTAACTACATTACTTGGTGAACAACCATTAGCAAATGATCCTGTTAATGCAAACAAGTAG
- a CDS encoding DUF523 domain-containing protein, translated as MNKKPKLLISECLFGVPCRYDGKDNYIETIEALKEYYELVPVCPEVLGGLSTPRDPAERQGERICTVNGADVTDEFVRGAQLTVDIALKYGCKQALMKAKSPSCGYKRIYDGTFTRTMKNGHGCTVEALLEKNITIYTENDIELLLAKKKR; from the coding sequence ATGAATAAGAAACCTAAGTTATTAATTAGTGAATGCCTATTTGGTGTACCTTGTCGATATGATGGCAAAGACAATTATATAGAAACGATAGAGGCTCTAAAGGAATATTATGAATTAGTACCTGTATGTCCGGAAGTGTTAGGGGGACTTAGTACGCCTCGTGATCCTGCGGAGCGGCAGGGTGAACGTATATGTACTGTTAATGGAGCTGATGTTACCGATGAGTTTGTAAGAGGTGCTCAATTAACAGTTGATATTGCACTAAAATATGGTTGCAAGCAAGCTTTGATGAAGGCGAAAAGTCCTAGCTGTGGATATAAGCGCATTTATGATGGAACTTTTACTAGAACAATGAAAAATGGCCATGGATGTACTGTAGAGGCTCTACTTGAAAAGAATATAACAATTTATACTGAAAATGATATAGAGCTTTTACTTGCAAAAAAAAAGAGATGA
- a CDS encoding MBL fold metallo-hydrolase encodes MEVIKRPLGLYKANCYVLIKEGKSIIIDPGFHCNHIIDMVADSEPIAVLLTHGHCDHVSALDEVCTHYNIPAYLHPLDQELLQLIRRRPSVYKKKMYTHCNDLVEGQLNLDPFDILVHHTPGHSAGSVCLEIEGYLFTGDTLFKQNVGNTDNYKSDPADLIKSLKYLLTLSKDLIVEPGHRESTILKNEEEFIKNIVV; translated from the coding sequence ATGGAAGTTATAAAACGTCCTCTAGGGCTTTATAAAGCAAATTGTTATGTGCTTATCAAAGAGGGAAAATCTATAATTATTGATCCGGGCTTTCATTGTAACCATATTATTGATATGGTTGCAGATTCTGAACCCATAGCAGTTTTATTGACACATGGTCATTGTGATCATGTGTCAGCCTTGGATGAAGTGTGTACACATTATAATATTCCCGCTTATTTACATCCTTTAGATCAAGAGTTGTTACAGTTAATTCGACGGAGACCAAGTGTATATAAGAAAAAAATGTATACACATTGTAATGATTTAGTAGAGGGGCAATTAAATTTAGATCCTTTTGATATATTAGTTCATCATACACCTGGGCATAGTGCGGGATCGGTTTGTTTAGAAATTGAAGGGTATCTATTTACTGGTGATACCTTATTTAAGCAAAATGTGGGAAATACAGATAATTATAAAAGTGATCCAGCTGATTTGATTAAGAGTTTGAAATATCTTTTAACTTTGTCCAAGGATTTGATTGTTGAGCCAGGACATAGGGAATCTACCATATTAAAAAATGAGGAAGAATTTATTAAAAATATTGTAGTATAG
- a CDS encoding TrkH family potassium uptake protein codes for MRIQIVMSLVGRLLYIFGVFTLIPFIYSVVFETAYWSFLITTSLSLVLGTLLSYYGCESQSFSIRDGFLVVSSTWIFTVILGALPFLGSGILTNVFDALFEATSGITATGATIIYSVDALPNTFVLWRGLMHWVGGMGIIVLILSFLKNLGADAAHFFNAEASVPKPGVVMPRIQSMATKLWQLYIAFTALCFLMLWAGGIEPFDALNYAFSIIATGGFAPTSAGAFIYEQSNYICFVFIFFMFLAGGNFSVYYNALQKGIRVLINDFETRMYWLVVFIGIAIVSISLALQSSYSSPLEIVRNAAFNLVSLQTGSGFAISDYDLWPAAAQMMLFICTFFGGCSGSTTGGVKIIRLIILIKSSIIYLRKSIHPDMVQVVRINGKPMPTKWIQMTHQFLFLYLMIYVISVFLMTCTGLNTYDSMQVVTAFLSNVGLGFGGFGPTDSFNVMPDTAKCIAIVDMLLGRLELFTILVMLHPQFWEGYFIKKEVPKRYRIL; via the coding sequence ATGCGAATTCAAATCGTTATGTCCTTAGTGGGTCGACTACTCTATATATTTGGGGTTTTTACTTTAATCCCTTTTATATACAGTGTTGTATTTGAAACTGCATATTGGTCATTCCTTATAACTACAAGCCTTTCTTTAGTTTTGGGGACGCTTTTATCTTATTACGGTTGTGAAAGTCAAAGCTTTAGTATTCGTGATGGGTTCTTAGTTGTATCCTCTACTTGGATATTCACGGTTATTTTGGGGGCTTTACCTTTTTTGGGGAGTGGCATATTGACTAATGTTTTTGATGCTTTATTTGAAGCCACTTCGGGTATTACTGCAACTGGTGCAACTATTATTTATAGTGTTGATGCGTTACCAAACACATTTGTATTGTGGCGTGGTCTTATGCACTGGGTTGGAGGGATGGGGATCATCGTCCTTATCTTATCATTTTTAAAGAATTTAGGAGCAGATGCAGCACATTTCTTTAATGCAGAGGCATCTGTACCAAAGCCTGGCGTTGTAATGCCACGTATTCAATCAATGGCCACCAAGCTTTGGCAGTTGTATATTGCCTTTACTGCTCTTTGCTTTCTTATGCTGTGGGCTGGCGGCATTGAACCTTTTGATGCGTTAAACTATGCCTTTTCTATTATTGCCACAGGTGGATTTGCACCGACATCAGCAGGGGCTTTTATTTATGAACAAAGTAATTATATTTGTTTCGTATTTATATTCTTTATGTTTCTTGCTGGTGGCAATTTCTCTGTGTATTACAATGCACTTCAAAAAGGAATTCGCGTTTTAATTAATGATTTTGAAACACGTATGTACTGGCTTGTAGTGTTTATTGGTATTGCTATTGTATCAATATCTCTAGCATTACAATCTAGCTATTCTAGTCCTTTAGAGATTGTTAGAAATGCTGCCTTTAATTTAGTTTCGCTTCAAACTGGTAGTGGTTTTGCTATTAGTGATTATGATTTGTGGCCTGCTGCAGCACAGATGATGTTATTTATTTGTACATTTTTTGGTGGTTGTAGTGGTTCTACAACGGGCGGTGTAAAAATTATACGACTTATTATTTTGATTAAGAGTTCTATAATTTATCTGCGAAAATCAATTCATCCTGATATGGTTCAAGTAGTACGTATTAATGGCAAACCGATGCCTACTAAATGGATCCAGATGACACATCAATTTTTATTTTTATATTTAATGATTTATGTGATATCTGTTTTTCTAATGACTTGTACTGGTCTTAATACATATGATTCTATGCAAGTGGTTACGGCCTTTCTTAGCAATGTAGGACTAGGGTTTGGTGGCTTTGGTCCTACTGATTCCTTTAATGTTATGCCGGATACTGCTAAATGTATTGCTATTGTAGACATGTTACTAGGTCGTTTGGAGTTATTTACGATTTTAGTTATGCTTCACCCTCAGTTTTGGGAAGGGTATTTTATTAAAAAAGAGGTTCCTAAACGATATCGTATTCTATAG
- the trkA gene encoding Trk system potassium transporter TrkA, which yields MKIVIVGAGKVGYSLAQRLIQDDHDVYVIDRSPERIHNLENTLDVSLVLGNGSDVQLLNEIDMSDVGMFIAVTDSDEVNMLSCSVAKIKGVPTTIARVRDNSVAEHMDEEIRAQLGVDLFINPEMVTAQELLRILETPSAIDVEEFGQGAVRLMEFKLNNEFPLLGQPLKEIRFPEGVLLVGILRYGEMIIPHGESRLQADDSVFFLGLKESVSEVENLWFHNYNTFYKRAVIIGAGLLGRNLTVLLEKAGFSVKVIEKDFDRCENLANQVDKAMVINGDGTDFDLLEAEEIADSDVIIALTDDDKLNLLVALVGKHMGIPKTVVRVGRPEYIMLMEQVGIDVVFSPRLLTASQILRFVRSGEGVVSISTFEGGKAESIEIEITNESPVAGKQLKDIRLPGKALVGVILRENEAIVPRGNTQILDGDHIVLFTLPESVSKLLKYLT from the coding sequence ATGAAAATAGTCATTGTAGGTGCTGGTAAGGTTGGTTATTCATTAGCACAACGACTTATTCAAGATGATCATGATGTATATGTCATCGACCGTTCTCCAGAACGCATTCATAATCTTGAAAATACGTTAGATGTTAGTCTAGTTCTAGGGAATGGCAGTGATGTTCAATTATTGAATGAAATCGATATGTCTGATGTTGGTATGTTTATTGCTGTTACTGATTCAGATGAGGTTAATATGCTATCCTGTTCGGTAGCAAAAATAAAAGGTGTTCCTACGACTATTGCACGCGTTCGCGATAATAGTGTGGCGGAACATATGGATGAGGAGATACGAGCTCAATTAGGTGTTGATCTCTTCATCAATCCTGAAATGGTTACAGCTCAAGAGTTATTACGAATTTTAGAAACACCATCAGCTATAGATGTTGAGGAGTTCGGACAGGGTGCTGTGCGCCTTATGGAATTCAAATTGAATAATGAATTTCCTCTATTAGGACAGCCATTAAAAGAGATTCGCTTTCCTGAAGGTGTTCTGTTAGTTGGTATTTTACGCTATGGTGAAATGATTATTCCTCATGGTGAAAGTCGATTACAGGCTGATGATAGTGTATTTTTCCTAGGTTTGAAAGAGTCCGTTTCTGAAGTGGAGAACCTTTGGTTCCATAATTATAATACATTCTATAAACGGGCTGTCATTATTGGGGCAGGTCTCTTAGGTCGGAACTTAACTGTATTACTAGAAAAAGCTGGTTTTTCTGTGAAGGTTATTGAAAAAGACTTTGACCGTTGTGAGAACCTGGCAAATCAAGTGGATAAAGCTATGGTTATCAATGGAGATGGCACTGATTTTGATTTGCTTGAAGCTGAGGAAATTGCTGATAGTGATGTAATTATTGCTCTAACTGATGACGATAAACTTAATTTACTAGTAGCACTCGTAGGTAAGCATATGGGCATCCCAAAAACCGTTGTTCGTGTGGGACGGCCAGAATATATTATGCTGATGGAGCAAGTAGGTATTGACGTTGTATTTTCTCCACGTTTATTAACAGCAAGTCAAATTTTGCGCTTTGTACGAAGTGGAGAAGGGGTTGTATCTATTTCCACCTTTGAAGGTGGTAAAGCCGAATCTATCGAAATTGAAATTACCAATGAATCGCCTGTGGCAGGTAAACAATTGAAAGATATACGTTTACCTGGGAAGGCCTTAGTAGGTGTAATTTTACGGGAAAATGAAGCTATCGTACCTCGTGGTAATACTCAAATTTTAGATGGTGATCATATCGTTCTCTTTACATTACCTGAATCGGTAAGCAAATTGCTTAAATATCTTACTTAG
- a CDS encoding S1 RNA-binding domain-containing protein, whose amino-acid sequence MATELLENTIATLKVLRTSDQGAFLDGQTGNTNDDILLHKDQQIAPVAIGDEVEVFLYRDPKGRLTASMRLPAMKVGQIGYVEVINTTNFGCFVEVGTERGIFMPHAEMRGRPQVGEKVWVRLYTDKSGRLAVSMDVDDEMRRASKAATEAMVGQLVKGAIYNLTSEGAFFITPERWIAFLHRSEMTRKLKVGEMIEGRITFKRDDGRVNVSMRPTKEKALVSDGDIIMGYLLNRGGKMPYSDESSAMLIKDKFNISKSAFKRALGHLMKEKKIVQEEGWTLLTDIGRQWTPPANNESQDEE is encoded by the coding sequence ATGGCTACAGAATTGTTGGAAAATACAATTGCCACATTAAAAGTGTTGCGTACTAGTGATCAAGGTGCTTTTTTAGATGGTCAAACTGGCAATACTAATGATGATATATTGCTTCATAAAGATCAACAAATTGCTCCTGTGGCTATCGGAGATGAAGTCGAGGTTTTTTTATATCGAGATCCAAAAGGTCGTTTAACTGCCTCTATGCGTCTACCAGCCATGAAGGTTGGCCAAATTGGTTATGTTGAGGTTATCAATACTACAAATTTTGGTTGTTTTGTTGAGGTAGGTACAGAACGTGGTATCTTTATGCCTCATGCGGAGATGCGTGGTAGACCTCAGGTAGGTGAAAAAGTATGGGTTCGTCTATATACTGATAAATCCGGTCGTTTGGCGGTATCCATGGATGTAGATGATGAAATGCGTCGTGCTTCTAAAGCTGCAACAGAAGCTATGGTAGGACAACTTGTAAAGGGGGCAATCTATAATTTAACTAGTGAGGGGGCTTTTTTTATTACCCCTGAGCGTTGGATTGCCTTTTTGCATCGTTCCGAAATGACGAGAAAGTTAAAAGTAGGGGAAATGATTGAAGGCCGTATTACTTTCAAACGTGATGATGGTCGCGTTAATGTCTCTATGCGTCCTACAAAGGAAAAGGCTCTTGTTTCAGATGGAGATATTATCATGGGGTACCTGTTAAATCGTGGGGGTAAGATGCCTTATAGTGATGAATCTTCTGCTATGTTGATTAAAGATAAATTTAACATTAGCAAATCTGCCTTCAAACGTGCTTTGGGGCATTTAATGAAAGAGAAAAAGATTGTTCAAGAGGAGGGGTGGACATTACTTACCGACATAGGTCGGCAGTGGACACCGCCTGCTAATAATGAGTCCCAAGATGAGGAATAA
- the rsfS gene encoding ribosome silencing factor, producing the protein MKKKEDIKQIVLELAQAAFDKKGRDIEILDLEGISMLGDYFLIVSANNSKQSQSIADEMEDKAAELGITVQHREGYREGEWILLDFGDIICHVFGGDELREFYSLEELWNDAGRVPFEGV; encoded by the coding sequence ATGAAAAAGAAAGAAGATATTAAACAAATCGTATTAGAGCTTGCACAAGCTGCATTTGATAAAAAGGGGAGAGATATTGAGATTCTTGATTTAGAAGGAATTTCTATGTTAGGCGACTATTTCTTAATTGTTAGTGCAAATAATAGTAAGCAATCTCAAAGTATTGCTGATGAAATGGAAGATAAAGCAGCCGAATTAGGTATAACAGTACAGCATAGAGAAGGTTATCGTGAAGGTGAATGGATCTTATTGGATTTTGGCGATATAATTTGTCATGTCTTTGGTGGTGATGAATTGCGTGAATTCTACAGTCTAGAAGAATTGTGGAATGATGCTGGTCGAGTTCCATTTGAAGGAGTATAA
- a CDS encoding LCP family protein, which produces MDERERARARRRRKRRQQKPSVKWPRVILAIVVVFTLLGGIGYGIYSGVSYAYRAIVGTTEATEAVTDSGNKQDANTVSVEQKGLDKPLYILVIGTDDNNPSQGDSLFLLSVNLDQKTMDVIGIPSNSKIDNRDQTDATMLNSIYEKGGIELTKAVIEDMFHISIPYYVVVNQTAFKKTNDVLGNQQIYVEQPMEHIDAEGNIDIDLRRGYQTLDSNNALAYLRYSDPKHDTFTRVQRQERFLKLWVEQEHNAFFLTNAWHIWRIWDHYDSNISTLDAIKLVYNASKINKEEIHFYILPGEKELIGETTYWKVNPTEAQRLVGITMGNLPANEMTQFISAPTNSTSKVAPESEHNGGTITKPTEPGEESGSKR; this is translated from the coding sequence ATGGACGAACGTGAACGTGCAAGAGCTCGCCGACGTAGAAAAAGACGTCAACAAAAGCCATCTGTGAAGTGGCCTAGAGTTATTTTGGCTATTGTTGTAGTTTTCACTTTGCTCGGTGGGATAGGGTATGGCATATATAGTGGTGTATCTTATGCATATAGAGCAATTGTAGGAACTACTGAAGCTACTGAAGCCGTGACAGATAGTGGAAATAAACAGGACGCAAATACTGTATCAGTAGAGCAAAAAGGCTTAGATAAACCTTTATATATTTTGGTTATCGGCACTGATGACAATAATCCTAGTCAAGGTGATAGTCTATTCCTATTATCTGTAAACCTTGATCAAAAAACGATGGACGTTATCGGCATTCCAAGTAATAGTAAAATCGATAATCGTGATCAAACCGATGCGACTATGTTAAATAGTATTTATGAAAAAGGAGGCATTGAACTTACTAAAGCTGTTATTGAGGATATGTTCCATATTTCAATCCCGTACTATGTAGTAGTTAATCAAACTGCCTTCAAGAAAACTAATGATGTGTTAGGAAATCAGCAAATTTATGTAGAACAACCGATGGAACATATTGATGCAGAAGGCAATATAGATATTGATTTGCGACGTGGTTACCAAACTTTAGATAGTAATAATGCCTTAGCGTATTTACGATATTCAGATCCTAAACACGATACCTTTACTCGTGTGCAACGACAAGAAAGATTCCTAAAATTGTGGGTGGAACAAGAACATAATGCATTTTTCTTAACAAATGCATGGCATATTTGGCGTATTTGGGATCATTATGATAGTAATATTTCTACTTTAGATGCTATTAAGTTGGTATACAATGCGAGCAAAATTAATAAGGAAGAAATTCATTTCTATATTCTTCCTGGAGAAAAAGAGCTTATAGGTGAAACGACTTATTGGAAGGTAAACCCTACGGAAGCTCAACGTTTAGTAGGGATAACAATGGGTAATTTGCCAGCTAATGAAATGACACAATTTATATCTGCACCAACTAATAGTACGTCGAAGGTTGCACCTGAATCAGAACATAATGGTGGCACTATTACAAAGCCAACAGAACCTGGTGAGGAGAGCGGTAGTAAGCGATAA
- the yqeK gene encoding bis(5'-nucleosyl)-tetraphosphatase (symmetrical) YqeK gives MLSFDEIQHRVSQWMGKKRFKHTLGVVESATQLAKLYNVDVEKARLAALLHDCAKEMPLKEMQDLVKENNYKADEKLLANGNLLHGLAGMIRAKLEFSITDSEILEAIRVHTTGKVGMSKLDKVIFLADYIEPNRDFPGVDELRNVAKKDLNKAVLLGFDNTINHLIEQHLSIYPLTILGRNDVLKSCK, from the coding sequence ATGTTATCGTTTGATGAAATACAACATAGGGTAAGCCAATGGATGGGGAAAAAACGTTTTAAGCATACTCTAGGTGTTGTTGAATCCGCAACTCAGTTGGCTAAACTTTATAATGTTGATGTAGAAAAAGCACGATTAGCGGCATTGCTACATGATTGTGCTAAAGAAATGCCTTTGAAAGAGATGCAAGATTTGGTGAAGGAGAATAATTACAAAGCTGATGAAAAATTATTAGCCAATGGTAATCTTTTACATGGATTAGCAGGTATGATTCGAGCTAAACTTGAGTTCTCTATAACCGATTCAGAGATTTTAGAAGCTATTCGTGTTCATACAACTGGTAAGGTGGGAATGTCTAAATTAGATAAAGTTATATTCTTAGCAGATTATATTGAACCCAATCGTGATTTTCCAGGTGTTGATGAACTTCGAAATGTGGCTAAAAAAGATCTAAATAAGGCTGTATTGCTTGGTTTTGACAATACTATTAACCACCTTATTGAGCAACATCTTTCAATTTATCCTTTGACCATTCTTGGTCGTAATGATGTATTAAAATCTTGTAAATAA
- the nadD gene encoding nicotinate-nucleotide adenylyltransferase, which produces MVDKRRIGIIGGTFNPIHLGHLMIAEVACESFNLEKVIFVPARIPPHKQHDVIDSHHRYAMTAAAVSDNPTFEISDVEMRREGPSYTVDTIQYFKKLYGPTVEFYFIAGTDTIRALPTWKFIDELIDEVHFIGATRPDGSSAIDSTLDELGSKAREKIHVMEVPEMKLSATYLRERLRSGKTVRYMLPKCVVDYIEENHIYGKE; this is translated from the coding sequence ATGGTAGATAAACGTCGTATAGGTATAATTGGTGGAACATTTAATCCCATTCATTTAGGTCATCTAATGATTGCAGAGGTGGCTTGTGAAAGCTTTAATTTAGAAAAGGTTATCTTTGTACCTGCTCGTATTCCACCACATAAGCAACATGATGTGATTGATAGTCATCATCGCTATGCTATGACGGCGGCCGCAGTTTCGGATAATCCAACTTTTGAAATTTCTGATGTAGAGATGCGCCGAGAAGGCCCTTCGTATACCGTTGATACGATTCAATATTTTAAAAAACTATATGGTCCTACTGTTGAATTTTACTTTATTGCAGGGACTGATACTATTCGTGCATTACCGACTTGGAAATTTATAGATGAACTTATAGATGAGGTTCATTTTATTGGAGCTACTAGGCCAGATGGATCAAGTGCTATTGATTCTACTTTGGATGAGTTAGGATCTAAAGCACGTGAAAAAATACATGTTATGGAAGTGCCTGAAATGAAATTGTCTGCTACGTATTTACGAGAGCGCTTACGGTCTGGAAAGACCGTTCGTTATATGTTGCCTAAATGTGTAGTGGATTATATAGAAGAAAACCATATATATGGGAAGGAATAA